From the genome of Mucilaginibacter paludis DSM 18603:
TCGTATTGATCTTGTAATTGGCATTAACGTTAATGCCGAAGTCCATCAGCCGTACATCATAAGCAGCGTTCAGGGTAAAATCGGTACTGGCAGTTCCCAGCTGGAAGTTATTGGGCGATTCATTGACCAAAAGACGTTCGCCCGGTTCATATTTTCCGGTAGGTGCTTTGATGCCCCCGCCGATCCACAGCGATTGAACCAGCAGCTTATTGCTGATCGTTGAGCGGTGACTGAACAGGTTATAATACCCCATTACAGCGATATCGCCCAGGCCTGTTTTCGAACCGTTGCCGGTCTGTGCCACGCGGTCATTAAAGTTAAAAGGCACAAAAGCCAGTACCCGGAATTTTTTGCCGATATTCCAGCCGCCCCATACCTCCATGCTCTGGTAGGTTTCATCCGAGGTGATCGGCGTCCGTTCGCCGAAAGGGCCTAAATGCGTCATCAGGGTCTTGTGCTGATACCGTATTCCGATAAAGCGTTTCTGGTACTCCGGCAGGATACCGAGGTAATAACTGCCGACACCGCAGCCGCAGATATCGCAGGCCAGCACCGGGTAGGTCATGGCCGAAAGGAAAAGCAGGATAATATATTTTTTCATGTTGATTAATTATTGTTCAGCCAGGTCTTTGCGGGTGACGAAGTCCGCATCGTCCAGGGTTTTCAAAAATGCAGTTAGTTTACTACAGTCATCCGCTGAAAGCGGCATACCCAGCTTACCATTTTGCCGTAGCAAAGGATCGAGGTTAACAGTAGGCTGCACTTCACCATTATAATGGTCGAAGACACCGCTAAGTGTCAGGAATCGTCCGTCATGCATGTAAGGGGCGGTATAACTCAGGTTACGCAAACTCGGCACTTTAAATTTGAAGCGATCTGTTTGTTGCAAGGTAGCGGTATACAACCCCTGGTCGTTGATCGGTGAGGGTGCCAACCCGTTATTACGGAAAGAACCATCGGTAAATAAAGGCTCTTTATGACAACTACTGCATTTGGCCTGGAATAAAGCATAACCCGCCTGTTCGTCAGCCGTAAAGCTTTGTCCGCCTTCCTTGCGCATCACTTTATCGTATTTTGAATTGGCGCTGATACACATCACCATAAATTGCGACAGTGCCTTCATGAATCTTGCTGTATTGATCTCTTCGCTGCCAAAAGCGGCCTTGAACATCGCGGGATATTTACTCACTAACCGCAGTTTGCCCATGACGTTCTCTAAGTTTTCGTCCATTTCCTCATGCGTGGTGATCGGCACGATGGGCTGCAGATCGAGGTCATAAACCCCGCCGCCCCACATAAAGGCTTTGTTCCAGGCCAGGTTCATGATCGGTGGTGAATTACGGGTGCCCAAACGATCATCTATGCCATGGCTCACATCATGCCCGTGCTGCGTGAAGCCGGAGGACTGGATATGGCAGGAGCCGCAGGAAACAGTATTGTTCCTCGATAACCGTGGCTCATAAAATAAGCTGCGCCCCAGTAGAAATCCCGCCTCGGTCACTTTATTGTTTTCCAGTTTATAGACCGGTTCGGGAAAATTGGCCGGTTTCTGAAAACCTAAAAACGAGTTGACCACTTCTTTGATCTGTGCTTCCTTTTTACAGGCGTACATAAACAGGGTGAAACCGCCCATTACTATCCAAAATGCTTTTTTCTTCATTTTGATCTAATTTTCGGTGTGGTCATGCCTGAACATTTCGGTCAGGTTAGCCGCGATATTTACGCTGTAATCACTGAACATCACATTCGGATGGGCCGCGATACTGAAAGCATTTTTACCGTTAAACACTTTCATGGCATCGACAAACAGGTGCACATTGCTTTGACGGTCCCTGCGTACTTTGGCGATACCGGCCGTGGTCAGGTCAATGGTGATGGTTTTGATATTATTAATGGTTGGAGCAACATAGCCGCCAAAACCGCCGATATGATACTTGAATTGCTTCTTACCGGTAGGGTCACCATTCACATCATCCGAAATAACACTGGAGTTGCCTTCCATACGGAAGAAAATATAACCTGCGTTCCAGCCCCAGTACATGCCGCCCGAATCATGGTCGCCGGTGGCCGCGGGGTCAAGAATACCCGTCCGTTTACTGATATCCATGGTACTGCGCAAGCTGTCTATGCCCAGGGTAAAGGTTAACTTGGTATAGTCACCTTCGGGCACCTTTACTTTGGCGAATCGGGTCGCCTTATCAGAGCTTTTGATCAGGAAATAGCTGCTGTCCTGTTTGACGGTATAGGTTTTACCGTCAGCCGTGCTTACCTTGATATTGCTGATGTAGTATTGCAGCATGGACAGCGAGAATTTCTCCCCGGCGGCATTGGTGTACAAGCTGGTGGTATTATCCAGCGAAAGGGTACGGTCGCCGACAATATTGTCAAACTCCACCGAAAAAGGCGCCAGGTTGGTTTCCACGAAATCCGGCGTTACGTCCGATTTTTTAGAGCAGCTTAAAAGAACCAGCATAAAGCCGGCAATGAGCAAGTAATGATATTTGAATGTTTTCATCAGTTGGGTTTACTAAGTTTGGTATCCTGTATAAAATCTGTGTCGGTCAGCGTAGCTAAAAAAGCTTTTATCGCCTGCATTTCCGGGCCGGTCATCGGAACGCCTGCCTGCCCGCCATTCTGGTAAAGCAGCGGATCGGTTGTCGGCGAAACTTTTATGCCGTTATGGTAATGCGCCAACACTTCACCGATGGTCTTGAAGCGGCCGTCATGCATATATGGCGCGGTCAGCATAATATTGCGCAAGGTGGGCGTTTTGAACTTGCCCAGGTCGGCCGGGTTATTGGTGATGCGGAAACGGCCCATAAAGATCCTTTCAAAAGCATCATTACTGAAGTCGTTGTCAATGCCATTATTATGATAGCCGTTGTCTGTAAACAATTCACCGGCATGGCAGCTGCGGCATTTAGTGTTGAAAAGTGATAAACCCAGTTGTTCCTCACCATTCAGGCTTGTGCCGTTTTCTTTCCGGCTATACCGGTCATATTTGCTGTTGCCTGAGATCAGTGTCTGTTCAAATTGTGCCAGAGCTTTAACGATAGCCGCTGATTTGACCTCGCTGTTAAACACGGTCTTAAAACGTTGCACGTAGTCAGGTACCGCTTTCAGTTCCGCTTCCAGTTCATATAGGTTCTGGTGCATCTCGTCCGCGCTGCTCAGCGGGCCAAAGGCCTGAGACTCCAGGTTGGTCGATCCACCATCCCAGAACAGGCCATTATTTGCCCAGGCCAGGTTGATCAGTGCCGGTGAATGGCGCTCCATGGTATTACCGGATTCCCCGATATTGCTCAGTGCCAGGCCATCGCTGAAAGCGAGATCCTGCCGGTGGCACGAGGCACAGGAAAGCTTGTTGAGCCCCGAAAGCCGGGTATCATAAAATAACATTCTGCCTAATGCGATGCCTTCTTTTGTCAGCGGGTTATCCGGATCGTTCACCACCGCCGGAAAATTAGCCGGTACGGCCAAAACGGCCGGGTGCATTGTAACGACCGGATCAGTACCGGCAACCTCGTCCTTTTTACAGGAAGAGATTGCCAGCGATCCGATAAGCAGCAGCATGGCGGCAAAACGCGGGTATGCGTTAGCGCCGGTCATCACGCTTAGTTAACCGATTTTACAGTGAATACTTTGGTAGAATAATTGGTTGCTACCGAAGCCATCACGGTTGCCTGTGAAGCGCCTATGGTCGGCGTAGCCATAATATCCACGCCATCGGTGATCTTGGTCACATCAGTATTCAATGAAATGGTTGATGACTTACTTGATCCGATATGTAAAGTTGACGGTAAAGCCAGTGTTACTGATTTGTAATTGGCATCCAGTCCGGTTTCTACGGCAATGGTTTTGACAGTAGTACCTTCCGTTACTTTTCCTTTCAGGGAAGAGAAAATATATGTGGTCGCCCACATCCAGGAAACATTGGTCATACCGTTCAGTTGGGAAAGCTCACCGGCTTGTAAGCTCAGGTT
Proteins encoded in this window:
- a CDS encoding transporter family protein, producing MKKYIILLFLSAMTYPVLACDICGCGVGSYYLGILPEYQKRFIGIRYQHKTLMTHLGPFGERTPITSDETYQSMEVWGGWNIGKKFRVLAFVPFNFNDRVAQTGNGSKTGLGDIAVMGYYNLFSHRSTISNKLLVQSLWIGGGIKAPTGKYEPGERLLVNESPNNFQLGTASTDFTLNAAYDVRLMDFGINVNANYKINTNNKYDYRYGNKLTANALAYYKIRLFNKVTVAPNAGVLYETSEKDMESNKYPVDVSGGHVLSVIGGLEANFSRFSAGANYQDVAAQHLANNRVSAGNRLMVHFSVAF
- a CDS encoding cytochrome-c peroxidase, translating into MKKKAFWIVMGGFTLFMYACKKEAQIKEVVNSFLGFQKPANFPEPVYKLENNKVTEAGFLLGRSLFYEPRLSRNNTVSCGSCHIQSSGFTQHGHDVSHGIDDRLGTRNSPPIMNLAWNKAFMWGGGVYDLDLQPIVPITTHEEMDENLENVMGKLRLVSKYPAMFKAAFGSEEINTARFMKALSQFMVMCISANSKYDKVMRKEGGQSFTADEQAGYALFQAKCSSCHKEPLFTDGSFRNNGLAPSPINDQGLYTATLQQTDRFKFKVPSLRNLSYTAPYMHDGRFLTLSGVFDHYNGEVQPTVNLDPLLRQNGKLGMPLSADDCSKLTAFLKTLDDADFVTRKDLAEQ
- a CDS encoding MbnP family protein, producing MKTFKYHYLLIAGFMLVLLSCSKKSDVTPDFVETNLAPFSVEFDNIVGDRTLSLDNTTSLYTNAAGEKFSLSMLQYYISNIKVSTADGKTYTVKQDSSYFLIKSSDKATRFAKVKVPEGDYTKLTFTLGIDSLRSTMDISKRTGILDPAATGDHDSGGMYWGWNAGYIFFRMEGNSSVISDDVNGDPTGKKQFKYHIGGFGGYVAPTINNIKTITIDLTTAGIAKVRRDRQSNVHLFVDAMKVFNGKNAFSIAAHPNVMFSDYSVNIAANLTEMFRHDHTEN
- a CDS encoding cytochrome-c peroxidase — encoded protein: MTGANAYPRFAAMLLLIGSLAISSCKKDEVAGTDPVVTMHPAVLAVPANFPAVVNDPDNPLTKEGIALGRMLFYDTRLSGLNKLSCASCHRQDLAFSDGLALSNIGESGNTMERHSPALINLAWANNGLFWDGGSTNLESQAFGPLSSADEMHQNLYELEAELKAVPDYVQRFKTVFNSEVKSAAIVKALAQFEQTLISGNSKYDRYSRKENGTSLNGEEQLGLSLFNTKCRSCHAGELFTDNGYHNNGIDNDFSNDAFERIFMGRFRITNNPADLGKFKTPTLRNIMLTAPYMHDGRFKTIGEVLAHYHNGIKVSPTTDPLLYQNGGQAGVPMTGPEMQAIKAFLATLTDTDFIQDTKLSKPN